Below is a window of Macadamia integrifolia cultivar HAES 741 chromosome 8, SCU_Mint_v3, whole genome shotgun sequence DNA.
atatatacttcctaaataattgaatagtgcacatggatgggtcactcaggtgggtgggtgcacccaactgtctacccacctgagggccaaacttgggattttgacagagttcaggcctggcgcgaaccccacccccggcatacgatatagtatacgtatataccttaatatatggctacaatacctgctttatccgtactacaatacctgctttatccatacatggccttatggtaggtgtatGTACACgatttgggcactcccgtctcttctggcactggctcggacttgtcgggctagccggtgtttaaggtcaaccttgccatcatagcctataaggaacccgctctaactccctctagTTCGGtccctgcacggttaaaccggttcaaccgcgaaatcagatcgggtttaagaagtagggtattacaggttGGCTACTGGAAAATCCCTTCATaaagaagtaacttagatcgctgaagctgtggatcggcTTTGTCGGTAGAcagttgtaccatagccttgccgctcctctgaatgtcaatggcagggcgcgacacataatgttttttgagactcgatggaactgcatagcgaccttgaagccttccagatgatcgacggggtccccagacccgtcgtaagtgtcatactttGACAGGcaaaagccgatcgggagcaggtccctcatgacctcatcagctagagtcgtgtcattagtgaggtctagctcgcgagctcccgtctgattttctgccaccttcttgatctcatctttcaggtccaggataatctgctttaaccccgagtcctcgcgtctctgttcgtctccttggcaTGGTTCCCCATGTCGATCTCCGACGGCACGCCGCGTCCTTCCCTTGGGTGCGGGACTTTCTCTCATTGCtcaatttcaaaaattatgacCAGACCTTATCGATCTTGTATTGCTCCGGTCCTTGTCTCAAGCTCTCTTGGGATGGATATGGGGGCCCGCGATGCTCCGCCGATCTTCTGAGAGACAgatttggagacctccttcattgccttggccattcggtcatatttgtctTGGAGGACTTCGAACTGCTCACTCGTCACATATTCTTGCGCTCCAGGAGGGGCGGAGGATTTCTATCTCCATGCACCGAATATCCAGCAGAACGTTGGTACCTcacggaaccttcccgatcatcgttcCCCCTTTCTCATCCAATTTccatcgagggagggagccctcctgaaggttcctcctcccctatgttcatgttcgatgctgctctcgtcttcttacgattgaagtttctccccaccattactgtcgttcccacagacggcgccaatctgttgctatcgaaaatctgtatgagctgatcctgcacaagcacagacggcagaggcccggagctttgtccggggttagtcctccgatgctcaagttagagatcggccgcacagtttttttacaggagtaatggtgtgggttttgatgcttaccCTCTTCcctcctctcgggccctcttatatagctcttagggtttagggtttcccctttccttggaggagtcctcctcgagTCCGCCTCCTTTCTTTTTAGAGTCCTACttggatacgtcctatccccttcgtggggaatattctcttcacgtggCTGAtgtggtagagtccttgcagcctctatcaggtgggtgacacgtgtccaggtgggcgacgcgtgtccttaccctattgggcaatcaatttggccgtatcagtatgtatcaggTGAAGACCGGACCAATAATAAATGAATAGAAGACTGGAGTTTGCATCCCAAAAGTTCGAATTAGTAGGTAAAGTGACTCAGATGTATAAATAGGTCAGGGTTGCAGGttaattagaatttgatgtgaAACTAAACTCCTAACAAAGACAATTATTATTGCAATTGATTGGAACCTTATCAATAGAGTGAACGCTCGCAAGAGATATGGGATTCGGGCCTTCCATATTTGAGTCCATATCTTTTGTAGTGAACGATAAAGTGTGATGAATATTGAATAACTGAGAGTGTTTAAACACGCATCCCAAGAGGCTCCTAGTCACGGGCATAGCAGTTGCAGGCAATTTTCACAccttatatttatttttctccacTCTTCCCCATtgtgaaagtaaaataaaaagaaacgcAACCCAATGCTCAATTCAATCACATGGGCATATATCTGTCTGGGGATGATTAGacaataaatgaaaagaaaaaagattagaGTGGGAGTCAAgtcaagggtgtcaatttataCCCAATATGATACTATTTGATATGGTATCACTATGAGATATGACTTAAACAAACATATCATACCGTACCAATATCATATCAAATACCATTATCATACAGAATATTTGTATTAAATACTGAATCAAACCGTTTTGTTATGGTATCAATATGAGTTTTTTGTATCGAATCGCTGTTCGATATGGTATTGGTATGAGGTATTTATTCATGGTACCGTACCCAAATACCACACCCTTGTGGGACTGTAGCAGTAGATTGACTGATTCAACTGCCCAGAGGGTTATTTTGGAGATTTCCGTTTGGAcaaaacaaaagacaaaaaaatcatgtttttaaaGAAATTCTCGTCGCACCGCGTGGTAGTTTCTACGCAGAACGTCAACGTAAAcattcttttcttaatttctccCTTCACTCGGCTCGAGTCTGCGGAAATTCAGTGTTTGCTTTTGCTTTGTTTGCCAGCATTCTCCTCCTTCGCTTCACATTCCTCTTTAAATTAACTACACCACTGACACCCTATGAAGCTTTATCAAAGCTGCAAACGCACGTATACTGTATacatctagagagagaaagagagaagagagaagagagatggataATAATATGGCACTAGGTTTTCGTTTCTACCCAACAGAGGAAGAGCTGATTTCCTTCTATCTACGTAACAAGCTAGAAGGAATGAGACCAGACCTGGACCGAGTTATACCTGTTCTTGACATTTACGAGATGGATCCATGGCACCTCCCACGTAAGTTTCGTTTTACATATCTCTATAAAGCCCCCTTCAAATTTCTGCTCatgttgttgttcttcttcttttttggatcCCAGAATTTTCTGGAGAGATGTGTCGTGGAGACCCAGAGCAATGGTTCTTCTTCGTGCCAAGACAAGCAAGGGAAGCCCGTGGAGGAAGAACGAGTCGAATCACCAGTTCAGGATACTGGAAAGGTACAGGCTCTCCTGGCTACGCCTACTCTTCAGAGAATCGGATCATCGGAATAAAGAAAACCATGGTCTTCTACAAAGGGAAAGCTCCTAATGGTAGGAAAACTAAGTGGAAGATGAACGAGTATCGAGCTATCTTAAGAGAAGCCTCTTATTCAACTAGTAGTACAACTCCAAATCCAATTGTGAGTAAAAAcactagaaaaaaaatatgttccATATCTAGCCTTTCTTGTTCTCTTCGTCATTTTCTTTCGTTAATTTCTTCCCCCAAGGCAAACCAGTAAGGCTATCAGGAGTTTGATTCCTAACAAGGGTTGACAATTCAAGCAATCTGCCTTTCTTTGTGTTGAAGAAGCATGCAAAGCAGAAGCACCAATGGTAGTATGGTGGTGTTATCATAACAGTTTGCTTCTGGAGTATGGAGCAATGATGCCCAAGGCAAATATCCAGTTGTCCAAAGGGAAATCCTTACCGCTTGCTCAACTATGCAAATTGTTTATGCCACTTTCAAAGAGAGAGTGGCCAGGGAAATCCTACACGGACACAATCCTATGGTTCCCCTTCTCGTAAGTGCACATTGGAGGGGTCGGACAGGCTCTATAGGACTTGAACCCCTACTACTCGCAAATATAAGGATGTACATGATTTACATCTGGGTATTCCTTGATTGACAtgaaaaaatacatatataatgaAACATACAAGAAAAGATCTTAAATCCCCACCTTCAACATGGTCATCAAACAGAGTTCTAAGATCTGAAGATTCATTTAAAAGGAACACCTTTAGCATGACCATCAGCATCACCTTTGAGGTTTGACTGACAATGCTATTGGAGATAATGATCAAAACAAACAAGGAAAGGATGATCAAGGCATTGAAAATCATGATCACATTCTTCAGTGTCTTGGTCATACTTTCCTTAGCTTGTTTATTATGATCATTATCTTCAATAAATGCTGCACCACCAAAAATGTCAAGTCTGTGAGGAGTCCGAACCTTGCATTTCTTCATCATGCAGCTCTTGAATCTCAACAGAAGAAACTGGGACAACCATTGCACCAATTATTTACGAAATTATATTAACAGCCTCTTCTGGAGTCCTAGCCCACCCAAGAGTTAAATTCGCCTCAATTGTTTGTATCTTTCCTTGGACTAGTTAGATTCAACCATTTCAATACATTACAAATtttactagttttttttttttttttggcagagcTAATTTTTCTAGTTCACCTTTCTTGATTACTAGTATAGTTTCTTGTTAGGTGTTTAAGATTGGAACTGATGAAAAAGGTTAATTACAAATTTTGCAGTTGCGCCATGAATATAGTTTGTGTCGTGTGTACATGGGTACGGGATGGTCGCGAGCATTCGATCGACGGCCGTCAGGAGCCATAACAAGAGAGATGGCAATGGAGGTACACCAAGGTGATTCTGGAGCTGGGGTGATCGGTAGGAGTGGAGACATGGCCACCACATCTCTGGCAATGGAGGTACACGAAGTTGTTTCTGCAGCTGGGATGACCAGTGGAAGTGGGGACATGGCCACCACATCTCATCATCAGACGAACCCttcaaaaatggagaaaaactgCTCACAGGACAGTTCATCCTCAGGCAAAGACGATGGTCATCCTCCTCAAACTTGTGAAAGTACCTTTTGGGAgatttctgatgatgatcttcagTCCCTGTTAGAATGGAAAAACTTAAATTGGGATTAGGTTTATAGCTTAGGAAAACTgcaaatgtaaattttttaactAAATATTCACTGTAAGTTGTTTGTTTTTGCAGTGTTTAGTTTACTGGTACTAAATTATTCTGTATCAGATTCTCAGGAATATCTAATTGGAAATTTCAAtaatattttcccttttgtatTGTTCTATAAAcaattttttgtacttttagtTAAATTAAGTAGTACCAGTGCTGGATAAAATTTTTAGATGTCTCTTCTACATCATGGAAAGCTGATAGTATCAGATAATGGTGGGTAGAAGAGAGAGCCTATAAGGACTTCAACTTCAAAATAAGGTTCTTTTACTGTCTATGATCAGTATATAGATTAGCTTCGGGGAAGGAGCATCTCTTGTAAACCCTATTTTGCAGAAAATATGACATATCTAAACTGCACCTAAAGtgagaatattccatggaagCTTCTCCTAGACAGTGTTCCTCATCCAGGCCTTCTAGATGATTGATAGTTTTCATCTTAACAGTCAGTGTTTTCAACAATTAGTCCCTTGTTGATCCTATCCATATGTTTCTCAATTGCAACTACTGCACTATATCAATACGGGCTGCTGCTGGTTTCTCATTTTCCTTGACTAATATAGGTGCACACCCTCCTCCCACCATAGGAAGAATATGTGGGTTTCGATTAACATTTGATAACAGTCAAGGGAAGAAGcccaaaaatccctttttttctcATAAGGAGGGTGAGATAGAATGGAGTTCTTGATAAAGTTCGTGACAAAGGAACAACAAAGAGTTTCTCCATGGCCTTCCTTGTTTTGAGACATTATGGTACATCTGAAGCCCTAAGATCAAGGGATTCCCCTTCATTGTGGCTTAAAGAAAATTCGATCCCATTTTAGGTAGAAATAGATGAATCCTTATAAGAATATCAACAATTTCCTTCCACATAAAACATAAGCAAATTACGTGAAGATTTCAATTTCTTGCCGGTGGATGATTCCACCACTTtgatcttcccttttttttctattaatatttaaaaatccCATGAAAATTGTGTGCCACACAGGGTTCACATTTGCATAAGCTGGCTATAAGCTGGCTTTGCATGTATCTTCCCCGTATATAAAATAAGTCTTACGTAATACTATTTCATATCGTTAATAACTCTTTTTTAACTAAATTTGACATTATAAAGACCTAAGAGTcttcttataaaaaatataaaaaagaccTTAGAGTCTATTTGTTCATAATTTCATCAATTTTATTCAATTCGCCGCCAGCATGGAATTTAGGTAACTATCCACCTATATATGAGATACCCAATTTtagaagataaaataaaaaaataaaaaaaaaggctaaattttcaaacttgtattcataaataaaattctaaaaatataaGAGAGGATAAAGGCAGCCCATTAAGCTGTCTTTGGAAACAATTCGGGCATGATCCTTGGCCATATCAAGGTGGGGCATAAATTTCAGTAAGTAAGATACGGCTCACTTTCCCTTACTAATGcgtcaattttttattttttttatatgatttacCTTTCACCTAAGGAGGAAGAAAATCGATGAATATTTTATTTCGGTACAAGAAACACTGAAACAGGGCACAAGAAATGTATGAGGTCTAACtcattccacaaaaaaaaaagggtacacATGTTTTGCAGAGAAGTTGTTTCTGACTTGAATCCGTGATCATTTGATCATAGTAGAACAAAATAGGTTTTATTAGTCTGGGCGTGTTTGTGTTCTTTACTGCTAtcaatgaaaattgaatggttctcattcagtCCCGATATAACTCGGTCCATGCAATTGTGGGTTCAGTATGAGCCTGTGTGACTAATCATGCTGAAGGCTTAAatacccattgttagcaaaaaaaaaagaggttgaaaTTCTAAATAATAAACTTATTGGGTAAGAGTGGCTATATTTGCCACATTGTTTCCATGAATGGAATCAAAATCATAGAAAAGTCATTCATGCTTAAGGAGTCTTTCTCGTATATTTTAATATGCATTTGGAAATTGGTCGGAAAGTAAGGCAAATGTTTTCTTGTTCTGCACCGACCTAAAATTAAACTTATAATGTTTGCAATTATTTATTGCCACCTGGCAGGTCAAATGAGGTTGAAATTCTGAACAAGAATCTTACAAGGTAATAAAAGCTATATTTAACACATTAATCGTTTAAATGGTAATCAAAACTTCATAAAAAAGTCATTCAAGTCCGACCAATCTTTCTCATATATTTTAATATGCATCTAAAAATTGGTCGGAAAGTAAGGTAAATGTTTTCTTGGTCTGCACCGACCAAAAAACTTATCATGTTTGCAGGTATTTATTGCCATCTGGCATCAAATGTGGTTGAAATTCCAAATAAAAATCTTGTAAGGTGACTATAGCTATATTTTTCATATTCATTTACTGAATGATGCgcaaaatcatgaaaaattcATTCAAGCCCAACTAGTCTTTCTCATATATTTAAATATGCATCTGGAAATTGATAGGAAAATAAGGCAAAGGTTTTTCTTAGTGTACACAAACCAAAATAGAGAAATTTTTCTTTCGCTCATAGAAAACAGATAATTCACTTTCCCTTAAAGTTCACAAATATCCTcctaaattttcatattttctaaattaccgttcaagattctatttcttttgttaCGAGTCTGGGTAGCAGCCAAATTTCGTCCTCTTTTATTAAATGAGCTTGATgattaacccttttttttttgggtagaatggTGATTAAGGCCTTAACCGGTAGAGAAGTCGGTGAAGTGAATTATCTGcttccaagattttttttattcaatctccGTTGACTTTTCCATTAGGCGAATGTCCATTATAACTGAACTCGCTTGTCTGCCACTGCCCTTTTTGAAACCCCTCTTCTTTGTTATCAAAAAAAGCTGCTAAGCCTAAAGCTGGCCGCCTTAAGAAGTAAGAACCTTTTCTCTTCTACATTGCGGCTTCATCGGATGTTCCAAGCAAGTTCGAAATGACTGACCTTTGAAGTAAACCAATAGGTTGCTGCTGGCCAAAATGCAATCTGTAGATCAGAAAAGAAGTTCAAGGTAGAGAAGTGATGATAATTGCCCCACAAAATAAAGTAGTGATTTTGGAGTCTTGATCAGCCCTTCGATGAAGACCGCCGGAGTGGTGGAAGACGACGACGTTGTAGGCGAAATAAGAGTTGGTGCCCATACCAGGAGCCAATGCCAAGGGAAGGTTAGGGAAGGCGTCCATGATCACGTTGGTGCCCATCGTGAGGTTGGCGGTAGCGGAGCAGTTGGAGATGAAGTGCTGCAGAGAGAGACGCAGTCGGCGACGGTGCAGGTTCCACCGGAATCTCTAAAGATGTTTGCGTTGACTTCAAGGATATAGAAGTAATTTAACTCCGAAGGATTTGGCAGTCTTCGGAAAGATAGAGTTCGCTGCCTGTACGATCACCTGATGATAAATCATCTCACACACCTacgattttttttccctgtaGGTACACGTCATCAAGTGTCACCAACGGGTGGACTTGCGCTACGGGGTATCTTGATCTTTTCATGGTATCTAAACGTTAACGTAGAGAcacgccaaaaaaaaaaaaagaagaagtaacTTTAAGATGGCCAGATAGACGGTTGAAACTTGGACAAGTGTCGACTTACCAACATACGTAGAGAGCAAATACTCTCCACGTATGTGAAGTGGAGATAATCCGGACTTGTATTTTGGTGGTTTTGAAGAAATTTCCGTTCTCTACGCACCGCGTGGAAGTTCGTCGATGTCAAACATTCTTAATTTCTCCCCTCACTCGGCCGAGTCTGCGTTAATTCAGTGTCTGTTTTGGCTTTGTTGGCTAACGTTCTCCCCCTTCACTTCCCAATCCTCTTTAAATTTAGAACACACTACAGGCACTCCATGAAGGTTCAGCAATTTAAGCTGCACAACACACTTatacttctagagagagaaagagagagagagagagaatggataaCAATTTGGCACTAGGTTTTCGTTTCTACCCAACAGAGGAAGAGCTGATTTCCTTCTATCTACGTAACAAGCTAGAAGGATTGAGACCAGACCTGGAACGAGTTATACCTGTTCTCAACATTTACGAAATGGATCCATGGCACCTCCCACGTAAGTTTCGTCCTACATATCTCTATAAAGCCCCCTTCAAGTTTCTGCTCatgttgttgttcttcttcttttttggatcCCAGAATTTTCTGGAGAGATGTGTCGTGGAGACCCAGAGCAATGGTTCTTCTTCGTGCCAAGACAAGCAAGGGAAGCCCGTGGAGGAAGAAATAGTCGAACCACCGGTTCAGGATACTGGAAAAGTGTAGGCTCTCCTGGCTACGCCTACTCTTCAGAGAATCGGATCATCGGAATAAAGAAAACCATGGTCTTCTACAAAGGAAAAGCTCCTTGTGGAAGGAAAACTAAGTGGAAGATGAACGAGTATAAAGCTATTTTAGGAGAAGCCTCTTCTTCAACTGGTGCAACTCCAAATCCAATTGTGagtaaaaaccctagaaaaaataGTGTTCTCTACCACTTCTTGAAACCCATTGGTAGCTTGAGCAAGAATGGAGCCAGTGAAGTGCTATTTCAGTGGGAAATCATGTTGTGATTCAATTGGTAAACTAGCTTTCTGTCTGTGCCATTACCCATATAATTAATCAGACATGACTAACTTTGGTAGTTCACCTTGCTTGATTACTAGTATAGTTTCTTATAAGATTGAAACTGATGAAAGAGATTAATTACAAATTTTGCAGTTACGGCACGAATATTGTTTATGTCGTGTGTACATAGGTAGCGGGTGCTTGCGAGAATTCGATCGACGGCCCGCTGGCGCCATGACAAGTGAGATGGCAATGCAGGTACCCCAAGCTGTTTCTGGAGCTGGGATGACCAGTGGAAGTGGGGAGTCCATGACCACCACATCTCATCATCAGATAAGCCCtccaaaaata
It encodes the following:
- the LOC122085609 gene encoding NAC domain-containing protein 90-like, giving the protein MDNNMALGFRFYPTEEELISFYLRNKLEGMRPDLDRVIPVLDIYEMDPWHLPQFSGEMCRGDPEQWFFFVPRQAREARGGRTSRITSSGYWKGTGSPGYAYSSENRIIGIKKTMVFYKGKAPNGRKTKWKMNEYRAILREASYSTSSTTPNPILRHEYSLCRVYMGTGWSRAFDRRPSGAITREMAMEVHQGDSGAGVIGRSGDMATTSLAMEVHEVVSAAGMTSGSGDMATTSHHQTNPSKMEKNCSQDSSSSGKDDGHPPQTCESTFWEISDDDLQSLLEWKNLNWD
- the LOC122085569 gene encoding NAC domain-containing protein 90-like encodes the protein MDNNLALGFRFYPTEEELISFYLRNKLEGLRPDLERVIPVLNIYEMDPWHLPQFSGEMCRGDPEQWFFFVPRQAREARGGRNSRTTGSGYWKSVGSPGYAYSSENRIIGIKKTMVFYKGKAPCGRKTKWKMNEYKAILGEASSSTGATPNPILRHEYCLCRVYIGSGCLREFDRRPAGAMTSEMAMQVPQAVSGAGMTSGSGESMTTTSHHQISPPKIEKSCSQDISFSGGDDAHPPQTSESTFWEISDDALQSLLEWKNSNWD